The genomic stretch AGAACTACATATCTAATGGAATGAGAGATGTAAGCATCACTGGGATTTGAATTTGGACCACTTACAATACTGTGAACTGAACGCCATAATGTTGGTGCCTTTTACGAACCACCCCTGTACTGATTTTGGACAGGAAAGAGTGATCAATCCCTTCGAACTGGCATCCATACGATCTCGATACTGGTAGCATTGCCTCTGAAAAGGCTTTAGTAAACCTGAAATATCTTCCTGGTGCAAGAAATTTCCGTGCAAGGCATATCTCTTGAACTTCTCTGAGGTACAGCAGTAGCGATCCTGGGGGTCAGAGGTGATGGTAATATCAAGTGATCGAGTCACAAGAGCCTTTATATCAGATAGCAGTCTTGGGTAAGTTAAGTAAATAAAACTCTAAAAATAAAAGgtgatttttatttttcttacaaTTTAGTGCAATGTTTAATGAAGGTATAGTGGTATTACCGAAGTGTAGTATACTGTATACCACTAAATGCAAACATGATTGTAGGTTATGGCCATAAGTTATCTGGGTTATTAAGAATCATATTAGAGTTATCATATATATTAGAGAGTCATGTATAGTACAGCTGCAAGACAACCACAATTCATGCAACTTGCTCAGAAATTTGGTTCACACAGATAAAACGTTTGTGCAGACCAGTGATAATCTCATGTTATGAATTGCTACAGTAGAGCATGATGAAAGCCACTGTACACTGTGCTAACAGATTATGACACTAGCATATTCTATCAATTAAGAGAGAGTAAAACAATGTAAATAATGCACAATTGCACACCTTGCAAAGACAACCGCACTTCATCCAACTTGACAAGTTAACAATATACAGGAAAGCAGCATAAGAACTACACGCCTCTAATGGAACGAGAGATGTAGGTAGCCATGTAGGCATCACCGAGATTCTGATCTGAACCACTTACAACGCTGGGTGTGTCGGTGCCCCTTTTGCCAATGGCTCCCGTCCCAATTCTGGACAGATCGCCTGACCAGTCCCTTCCGTCCGGCACCAATACAACGCTGCTTCGTATCGGTTAtcgatgaagaagatgaacGCATCGCCCTAAACCCAAAGCTTTTCGTCCAGCATCACTCcggcatttcatcgaacaccCGGCGTCCAACTGCcacggccgcccgcgccgccacgTGACAGAGGAAACAGCGACTAGTGACACACATCCGCACCTTCCGCTCCACACATTCAGGAATTTCACCGTAAAACGCGGCCGCGACGGTCGAACCCAGCTCCAGCTGCGACGGTGAGCGGAGCGCACGGGGAGGACGGCGTCGACGACACGGGATCAGCCGGCGACGACGAAACGAGACACGCGAACGCACGACTCAATGAACGCCTCGGCCCACTTGGCTTGACCAGGCCCAGGAAGGATCAGTGGGCCGTGACAGCTATAGTCAGAACTGAAGGAGGTGAGGCCCAGCAATTcccaacggctagttccccCAAACGGCTAGCTCCTCCAACGGTCGGACCCCCTCAAACCGATTCATATATCTCCTGCGGAATCCAATGCCCCGCTACCAGCCTACTGCCACCGGAGCgctttcccctcctctctcttgctcAGCTCCGTTCTTGGATCGTCTCGTTTCACAAGGGAggactgaggaggaggaggagagatcGAGGCCACGATGATGCAGCAGATGCAGCAGGAGCCGTggaacgccgccgccgtggggcTCCTCCGGCCGACCAAGTCGGCGCCCTGCTCGCCCATcaagccggcggcagcggcgggcatGGTCCGGACCCACTCCGACTCCTTCCACGTCGCGCACAAGGTGCCCGTCGGCGACACGCCCTACGTGCGCGCCAAGCGCGTCCAGGTATGCAATCGTGCGCTTATTTCGGCTGATGGCGTTGTGCGGACGATTGGGTTCGATCTGATTGGATTTTGCCGTGCCCGGCATCGATGATGCAGCTAGTGGATAAGGATCCGGAGAAGGCGATCGCGCTGTTCTGGTCGGCAATCAACGCCGGCGACCGCGTGGACAGCGCGCTCAAGGACATGGCCATCGTGATGAAGCAGCAGAACCGCGCCGAGGAGGCCATTGAGGCCATCAAGTCGCTGCGCAGCCGATGCTCCGACCAGGCGCAGGAGTCGCTCGACAACATCCTCCTCGACCTCTACAAGGTTCGCGTCCTCCTTCGCCTCCCAAGCATCGATCAATTTAAACCTTGTATGTATTCGAATTCGATTGGTGCATCTGAGATTGTACTGAATTTGAGTGCGTTCTTGCTGTTGTTGCGATACGCAGAGATGCGGGCGACTGGACGACCAGATCTCGCTGCTCAAGCACAAGCTGCAGCTGATCCACCAGGGCCATGCCTTCAACGGCAAGCGCACCAAGACGGCGAGGTCGCAGGGCCGCAAGTTCCAGGTCACCCTCGAGCAAGAAGCCACCAGGCTCCTCGTAAGTGCCTGCATTTCTTGTAGCTTCTTGCAGATTAAAGCTTCAATTCATATCTGCAGCTCATATCTGCTCAATCTCTGTTCGCTGATCAATCCTGCCATTGGTATTGTGCAGGGTAACCTGGGATGGGCTCTGATGCAGAAGGAGAACTacacggaggcggagggggcgtACCGGCGGGCGCTGCTCATCGGGCCGGACAACAACAAGATGTGCAACCTGGGCATCTGCCTCATGAAGCAGGGCCGCGTGCTTGAGGCCAAGGACGTGCTCAAGCAGGTGCGCCCCGCGGCGGTCGACGGCCTGCGCGGCGCCGACTCGCACCTCAAGGCCTACGAGCGCGCGCAGGAGATGCTGCGGGACCTCGAGGCCAAGCTCGtcggccgcccgcgcgccgaTCAGCTCGACACGAGCTGGCTCTTCGACGCGCTGCTGCTGGGATCGTCGTCAAGTATCTGGCAGCCGCAGCCGTGCATCGACCACTTGCTGCCACCTTCAGCTCCGGCACCTgtcccggccccggccccggcgcggcGCGACCACTTCGCCGATGAGAACGCCTGCGTGAGCAAGAAGCTGGCGGCGCTCCAGGCGAACATGCTCAATGTTGACGCGCAGCCCTTCTACTCTCTGCGGATGCCGCCACTTGCGACGAAGCCCCAGAACACagtgcagcagcagccgcagcagaaGCCAACTCCCGTCCATGATCCCTTGGGCAACCTGAAGAGGACACGGTCCGGCAATTGCATGGACAAGGCAGGAGCAGTGGTGGACAAGGAGCAGAGCACCGACGAGAACAGCGGCAGGAGGAAGTCGCTCTCGGCTGAGGACAGATGGCCGGAACTGCCCGACCACAGCGCATTCGACGAGGCTCTCGTCGCGGCTGTCCTAGCCCCGGTGCTCGACGACGAACCAGCAGCCACCGAAGGGAACGGCCATGGCAAGCTGCCGGCGAGCTGCGGCACGAGCCCAGTGGTGAAGGAGAAGATCGGCAAGAGGCTGAGGATCTTCCAGGACATCACACAGACAGTGAACAACTTCTGattcgttttggttttcttCACTTTTCCTACTCACAACAGGCAGGCTTGAGGTGGCGACGCCGCGAAGGAGATGGGCTTGTTCTCCTGGGAAGCTCCTGTCTGGCAACTAAGTTAATCAGGAATTCGATTCGATTCGATTCAAGTTTAATATGATGCTGATTTCCAATTCAATTTTTAACACACCAAAATAACAGCTGATTCTTTTGTTCGCTTCTTCAGCTTGGCACTTCAGGAAGCGTGTGTTTTCCTGCTTTCTTTGCCATAAGGCTCTCCTTGTAATAGAAGTGGACTGCATCCTATTCTAATTTCCTTTGGTCAAACACTTGAATGAATAACAAAGTTCGTTTATTTATCTGCTCGTCTGGTGTGACTCATCTGTTATTTTGACTTGTTCACTGCAACCATGAAAGCAATAGGTTTACTACTTGCAATCTTACTGCAAATGCTGATGACTGAACAATGTGACCTCGAGGGCAATTTTCTGCGTCCGCTAATTTACGGAAGCAAGTTACTGACTTCAAAAACTGTTGCGTTTTATTAGTCAATCGAATATGAAATTGATCGGAGTCAACCGCAACATAATTGTAGAATGAGACTTGATGGGGGTGCTCCACCGACAGCGTGTGCGAGCAAACCAGAAGCTCGGCAAGAGATGATTGAAACGCATAAATCTGTAGTTTTCAAACTAGATATCCAAATCAAATTCCAATTATATCACGAGATCTTCGAAACTATACCGTATATTTGGATAGTTTTCTAGGTGGAACATTATTTTTTAATGTGGAAATGGGAACAAACAATCGCTAATGGGCGCAAGCTTCCAGATCGCAGCGTCGAGTTTTGGGCTCAGATCAGAGCCCAAGTTACTAATAGGCGGACGGTCGAGTGGTTTTATAAGGCCGCCTGTCTTACCCTTTAGGCCCACTGGCTGCAGGCCTAGTCCGCTAGCCCAAAACAAAATTTGATTTTACAGATCTACGAGAGCCTT from Setaria italica strain Yugu1 chromosome II, Setaria_italica_v2.0, whole genome shotgun sequence encodes the following:
- the LOC101780611 gene encoding protein POLLENLESS 3-LIKE 2, which produces MMQQMQQEPWNAAAVGLLRPTKSAPCSPIKPAAAAGMVRTHSDSFHVAHKVPVGDTPYVRAKRVQLVDKDPEKAIALFWSAINAGDRVDSALKDMAIVMKQQNRAEEAIEAIKSLRSRCSDQAQESLDNILLDLYKRCGRLDDQISLLKHKLQLIHQGHAFNGKRTKTARSQGRKFQVTLEQEATRLLGNLGWALMQKENYTEAEGAYRRALLIGPDNNKMCNLGICLMKQGRVLEAKDVLKQVRPAAVDGLRGADSHLKAYERAQEMLRDLEAKLVGRPRADQLDTSWLFDALLLGSSSSIWQPQPCIDHLLPPSAPAPVPAPAPARRDHFADENACVSKKLAALQANMLNVDAQPFYSLRMPPLATKPQNTVQQQPQQKPTPVHDPLGNLKRTRSGNCMDKAGAVVDKEQSTDENSGRRKSLSAEDRWPELPDHSAFDEALVAAVLAPVLDDEPAATEGNGHGKLPASCGTSPVVKEKIGKRLRIFQDITQTVNNF